Proteins from a genomic interval of Sphingobacterium sp. SYP-B4668:
- the gyrA gene encoding DNA gyrase subunit A codes for MAEETENENNLSANGRIIPINIEDQMKAAYIDYSMSVIVSRALPDARDGLKPVHRRVLYGMLDLGVTSSKPYKKSARIVGDVLGKYHPHGDSSVYDAMVRLAQDWSMRYPLVDGQGNYGSIDGDPPAAMRYTEARLKKIAEEMLSDIAKDTVDFRLNFDDSLEEPTVLPSRIPNLLVNGASGIAVGMATNMAPHNLSEVVDGTIAYIDNRDIEISELMQHIKAPDFPTGGIIYGYNGVKDAFETGRGRIVMRAKAEIETTKNGKETIIVTEIPYQVNKADMIKRTAELVNEKKLEGISEIRDESDREGFRVVYDIKRDANANVVLNNLYKHTALQTSFSVNNIALVKGRPVMMNLKDMIHEFVEHRHEVVIRRTKFELAEAEKRAHILEGYLIALDHLDEVIKLIRASQTPEDARMGLMEKFGLSDLQARAILDMTLRRLTGLERDKIREEYDELMKTIEYLKSVLGDETLRMQIIKDELAEVKEKYGDERRSIVVHSAEDMRMEDFIDDEEIVITISHNSYVKRTPLSEYKRQGRGGRGSIGTNTREEDFTEHIITASAHNYMLFFTEAGRCFWLRAFEIPEGSRTSRGRALQNIINIPKDEKIKAYIKVINLKDQEYLENNFIIMCTKKGTIKKTSLEAYSRPRANGINAININEGDQLIEASLTDGSSEIVMALRSGRAIRFNESTVRPMGRTATGVRGITLGHENDEVVGMISVNNPEVTVLVVSEKGYGKRTDIEDYRVTNRGGKGVKTINVTDKTGELVAIKGVTDNEDLMIINKSGIVIRIGVADLRVMGRATQGVRLINLKDNDEIASITKVEREEEEEIEFIEGEPVEDEDTAATDEDTTINDTE; via the coding sequence ATGGCTGAAGAAACAGAAAACGAAAACAATTTGTCCGCTAACGGCCGGATAATCCCTATTAATATTGAGGACCAGATGAAAGCTGCTTACATCGATTATTCGATGTCAGTGATTGTTTCCCGTGCTCTTCCAGATGCGCGCGATGGTCTAAAACCAGTCCATAGACGTGTGCTCTACGGCATGCTTGACCTAGGGGTCACTAGCAGCAAACCTTACAAAAAATCTGCACGTATTGTCGGAGACGTTCTCGGAAAGTATCACCCACATGGTGACTCTTCGGTGTACGATGCGATGGTACGTCTAGCACAGGATTGGAGTATGCGCTACCCGTTGGTAGATGGTCAGGGTAACTATGGATCTATTGATGGAGACCCTCCTGCGGCAATGCGTTATACTGAAGCTAGATTAAAGAAAATTGCGGAAGAGATGCTTTCAGACATCGCCAAAGACACGGTTGATTTCCGTCTCAACTTTGACGATTCATTGGAAGAACCGACAGTATTACCATCCCGCATCCCTAACCTCCTAGTGAATGGTGCTTCTGGAATCGCGGTTGGTATGGCTACCAATATGGCTCCCCACAATCTATCGGAAGTAGTAGATGGTACCATTGCCTATATTGACAACCGTGATATAGAGATTTCAGAGTTGATGCAGCATATCAAAGCTCCTGACTTTCCTACTGGTGGAATCATCTATGGATACAACGGCGTTAAAGATGCTTTCGAGACAGGGCGTGGACGTATTGTGATGCGTGCAAAAGCCGAGATTGAAACGACCAAAAACGGAAAAGAGACCATTATCGTCACTGAAATCCCGTATCAAGTCAACAAAGCCGACATGATCAAACGTACGGCAGAATTAGTCAACGAGAAAAAACTTGAAGGTATTTCCGAAATTCGCGATGAGTCAGACAGAGAAGGATTTCGTGTTGTCTATGATATCAAGCGTGATGCCAATGCCAATGTTGTCCTAAACAATCTATATAAACATACAGCTTTACAGACCTCTTTTTCAGTAAATAACATTGCTCTCGTAAAAGGAAGGCCGGTCATGATGAATCTGAAGGACATGATTCACGAGTTTGTGGAGCATCGTCACGAAGTAGTGATTCGTCGTACTAAATTCGAATTGGCTGAAGCAGAAAAGAGAGCTCACATCTTAGAGGGTTATTTAATAGCTTTAGACCATTTAGATGAAGTTATCAAATTGATTCGTGCTTCACAAACGCCAGAAGACGCGCGTATGGGGCTAATGGAAAAATTTGGTTTATCAGACTTGCAAGCTCGCGCCATACTCGATATGACCTTACGTCGCTTGACAGGACTGGAACGCGACAAAATCAGAGAAGAGTACGACGAGTTGATGAAAACGATCGAATACTTAAAAAGCGTCCTTGGCGACGAAACACTTCGTATGCAGATTATCAAAGATGAACTTGCAGAAGTCAAAGAGAAGTATGGTGATGAACGCCGTTCGATAGTCGTACACTCTGCCGAAGATATGCGAATGGAAGATTTCATCGATGACGAAGAGATTGTCATCACCATTTCGCACAACAGCTACGTCAAACGCACCCCACTATCTGAGTATAAAAGACAAGGCAGAGGGGGAAGAGGTTCTATCGGCACCAACACCCGCGAAGAAGATTTCACGGAGCATATCATTACCGCTTCGGCGCACAATTATATGTTATTTTTTACTGAAGCTGGACGCTGTTTCTGGCTGAGGGCCTTTGAGATACCTGAAGGAAGCCGTACCTCTAGAGGCCGTGCTCTACAGAACATCATCAACATTCCGAAAGATGAAAAGATCAAGGCATACATTAAGGTCATCAACCTGAAAGACCAAGAATACCTCGAGAACAACTTTATCATCATGTGTACCAAAAAGGGTACGATTAAAAAGACGTCTCTTGAGGCATACTCTAGACCTCGCGCCAATGGTATCAATGCAATCAACATTAATGAAGGCGATCAACTTATCGAAGCGTCATTGACCGATGGTAGCAGTGAAATCGTCATGGCACTGCGTTCGGGTCGCGCTATTCGTTTTAATGAATCTACAGTCCGCCCTATGGGTAGAACAGCCACAGGTGTACGTGGAATTACCTTAGGCCATGAAAATGACGAGGTAGTTGGCATGATTAGTGTGAATAATCCAGAAGTCACCGTATTAGTAGTCTCTGAAAAGGGGTATGGAAAACGGACAGACATTGAGGATTATCGTGTCACCAACCGTGGTGGTAAAGGTGTTAAGACCATCAATGTGACCGACAAAACCGGCGAATTGGTAGCTATCAAAGGAGTGACAGACAATGAGGATTTGATGATCATCAACAAGTCGGGCATCGTTATCCGTATTGGCGTAGCGGACCTACGTGTGATGGGAAGAGCAACGCAAGGAGTACGATTGATAAACCTCAAGGACAATGACGAAATCGCATCTATTACTAAAGTAGAAAGAGAAGAGGAAGAGGAGATTGAATTCATCGAAGGTGAACCAGTCGAAGACGAGGATACTGCAGCTACAGATGAAGACACAACTATCAACGACACTGAATAA